A genomic segment from Panulirus ornatus isolate Po-2019 chromosome 20, ASM3632096v1, whole genome shotgun sequence encodes:
- the Tcs4 gene encoding tRNA N6-adenosine threonylcarbamoyltransferase, mitochondrial isoform X3 — translation MEIKAWNQIFTIVRIDIFHYTPVVKDSTDLNHLTRTALLAKLVLGIETSCDDTGAAVIDDTGKVLGEALRSQKKVHIRYGGIIPPVAQRLHEQNICQVVNEALEKAKVTVGDLNAVATTVKPGLPLSLAVGTKYGKNLALSEGKPFIPIHHMEAHALTVRMIKEVEFPFLVLLVSGGHSLLVVAHSLDRWSIIGQTIDDAPGEALDKGARRLKLRNIPECASMSGGQAIEYLASKGDPHTYEFPTPMGKYRDCSFSFAGLKHCLEKLIRKLEKEYEVEGGNIIPPVKDVCASFQYAITKHLVRQTQRAMVYADIRSLLPKENQTLVMSGGVACNHYIQTALQKLCDYTGYQLLCPPPKLCTDNGIMIAWNGMERWKAKRGVLYDKEDIEAVDFLAKCPVGEDLTNDVRNLGISKQKWVKF, via the exons ATGGAAATTAAAGCGTGGAATCAAATATTCACAATTGTAAGAATTGATATTTTTCACTACACACCAGTGGTTAAAGACTCCACTGACCTAAACCACTTAACTCGTACAGCTCTATTAGCAAAG CTGGTGTTAGGGATTGAAACAAGCTGTGATGATACAGGTGCTGCTGTCATAGATGATACTGGAAAAGTATTGGGGGAAGCCCTACGCAGTCAGAAAAAAGTGCATATAAG GTATGGAGGCATTATTCCACCCGTGGCACAACGATTACATGAACAAAACATATGTCAGGTTGTTAATGAAGCTTTGGAGAAGGCAAAGGTGACtgtaggtgatttgaatgcagttgCCACAACTGTCAAACCAG GCTTGCCCTTGTCCTTGGCTGTGGGTACAAAGTATGGGAAGAATCTTGCTTTAAGTGAAGGAAAACCATTCATTCCCATACACCACATGGAGGCACATGCTCTTACAGTGCGTATGATAAAAGAG GTGGAATTCCCTTTCTTGGTGCTGTTGGTGTCAGGAGGTCATAGCTTACTTGTGGTTGCTCACTCTCTTGATCGTTGGTCAATCATTGGACAAACAATTGATGATGCTCCAGGAGAAGCCCTAGATAAG GGAGCAAGAAGATTAAAACTTCGAAATATACCTGAATGTGCCTCCATGTCTGGGGGACAAGCTATTGAATATCTTGCCTCAAAAGGTGACCCCCACACCTATGAGTTTCCAACACCTATGGGAAAATATAGAGATTGTAGCTTTAGCTTTGCTGGCCTCAAGCACTGCTTGGAAAAGCTTATAAGAAAACTAGAAAAGGAATATG AGGTTGAAGGTGGCAACATTATTCCTCCAGTTAAAGATGTTTGTGCATCATTCCAGTATGCTATAACTAAGCATCTGGTTAGACAGACTCAGAGGGCAATGGTGTATGCTGATATCAGAAGCTTGCTTCCCAAGGAAAACCAAACTTTG GTGATGTCAGGTGGAGTTGCTTGCAATCATTACATTCAGACAGCATTGCAAAAACTATGTGATTATACCGGTTACCAACTTCTTTGTCCCCCGCCAAAGCTGTGTACTGATAATGGCATCATGATTGCATGGAATGGAATGGAACGATGGAAAGCAAAACGTGGGGTACTTTACGATAAAGAAGACATAGAGGCAGTTGATTTTCTGGCGAA GTGCCCAGTTGGAGAAGACTTAACAAATGATGTTCGAAATCTTGGAATTAGTAAGCAGAAATGGGTTAAATTTTAA
- the Tcs4 gene encoding tRNA N6-adenosine threonylcarbamoyltransferase, mitochondrial isoform X2, which yields MAACTVGSYWMNHVSLCYSCLLKRRCIFSKLRSIHWKSIYQSRCRLQGVNLIHTSLPLIQEGVIAAAQTTFRGESSQFNRQLVLGIETSCDDTGAAVIDDTGKVLGEALRSQKKVHIRYGGIIPPVAQRLHEQNICQVVNEALEKAKVTVGDLNAVATTVKPGLPLSLAVGTKYGKNLALSEGKPFIPIHHMEAHALTVRMIKEVEFPFLVLLVSGGHSLLVVAHSLDRWSIIGQTIDDAPGEALDKGARRLKLRNIPECASMSGGQAIEYLASKGDPHTYEFPTPMGKYRDCSFSFAGLKHCLEKLIRKLEKEYEVEGGNIIPPVKDVCASFQYAITKHLVRQTQRAMVYADIRSLLPKENQTLVMSGGVACNHYIQTALQKLCDYTGYQLLCPPPKLCTDNGIMIAWNGMERWKAKRGVLYDKEDIEAVDFLAK from the exons ATGGCTGCTTGTACAGTTGGTAGCTACTGGATGAATCACGTTTCATTATGTTATTCGTGCTTATTAAAAAGACGCTGCATTTTTTCAAAGCTGCGAAGTATTCATTGGAAGTCCATATACCAATCAAGATGTAGACTACAAGGAGTCAATCTTATCCATACAAGTTTACCATTGATTCAGGAAGGGGTCATAGCTGCAGCCCAGACCACCTTCAGGGGAGAATCATCACAGTTTAATAGACAG CTGGTGTTAGGGATTGAAACAAGCTGTGATGATACAGGTGCTGCTGTCATAGATGATACTGGAAAAGTATTGGGGGAAGCCCTACGCAGTCAGAAAAAAGTGCATATAAG GTATGGAGGCATTATTCCACCCGTGGCACAACGATTACATGAACAAAACATATGTCAGGTTGTTAATGAAGCTTTGGAGAAGGCAAAGGTGACtgtaggtgatttgaatgcagttgCCACAACTGTCAAACCAG GCTTGCCCTTGTCCTTGGCTGTGGGTACAAAGTATGGGAAGAATCTTGCTTTAAGTGAAGGAAAACCATTCATTCCCATACACCACATGGAGGCACATGCTCTTACAGTGCGTATGATAAAAGAG GTGGAATTCCCTTTCTTGGTGCTGTTGGTGTCAGGAGGTCATAGCTTACTTGTGGTTGCTCACTCTCTTGATCGTTGGTCAATCATTGGACAAACAATTGATGATGCTCCAGGAGAAGCCCTAGATAAG GGAGCAAGAAGATTAAAACTTCGAAATATACCTGAATGTGCCTCCATGTCTGGGGGACAAGCTATTGAATATCTTGCCTCAAAAGGTGACCCCCACACCTATGAGTTTCCAACACCTATGGGAAAATATAGAGATTGTAGCTTTAGCTTTGCTGGCCTCAAGCACTGCTTGGAAAAGCTTATAAGAAAACTAGAAAAGGAATATG AGGTTGAAGGTGGCAACATTATTCCTCCAGTTAAAGATGTTTGTGCATCATTCCAGTATGCTATAACTAAGCATCTGGTTAGACAGACTCAGAGGGCAATGGTGTATGCTGATATCAGAAGCTTGCTTCCCAAGGAAAACCAAACTTTG GTGATGTCAGGTGGAGTTGCTTGCAATCATTACATTCAGACAGCATTGCAAAAACTATGTGATTATACCGGTTACCAACTTCTTTGTCCCCCGCCAAAGCTGTGTACTGATAATGGCATCATGATTGCATGGAATGGAATGGAACGATGGAAAGCAAAACGTGGGGTACTTTACGATAAAGAAGACATAGAGGCAGTTGATTTTCTGGCGAA atAA
- the Tcs4 gene encoding tRNA N6-adenosine threonylcarbamoyltransferase, mitochondrial isoform X4: MAACTVGSYWMNHVSLCYSCLLKRRCIFSKLRSIHWKSIYQSRCRLQGVNLIHTSLPLIQEGVIAAAQTTFRGESSQFNRQLVLGIETSCDDTGAAVIDDTGKVLGEALRSQKKVHIRYGGIIPPVAQRLHEQNICQVVNEALEKAKVTVGDLNAVATTVKPGLPLSLAVGTKYGKNLALSEGKPFIPIHHMEAHALTVRMIKEGARRLKLRNIPECASMSGGQAIEYLASKGDPHTYEFPTPMGKYRDCSFSFAGLKHCLEKLIRKLEKEYEVEGGNIIPPVKDVCASFQYAITKHLVRQTQRAMVYADIRSLLPKENQTLVMSGGVACNHYIQTALQKLCDYTGYQLLCPPPKLCTDNGIMIAWNGMERWKAKRGVLYDKEDIEAVDFLAKCPVGEDLTNDVRNLGISKQKWVKF, encoded by the exons ATGGCTGCTTGTACAGTTGGTAGCTACTGGATGAATCACGTTTCATTATGTTATTCGTGCTTATTAAAAAGACGCTGCATTTTTTCAAAGCTGCGAAGTATTCATTGGAAGTCCATATACCAATCAAGATGTAGACTACAAGGAGTCAATCTTATCCATACAAGTTTACCATTGATTCAGGAAGGGGTCATAGCTGCAGCCCAGACCACCTTCAGGGGAGAATCATCACAGTTTAATAGACAG CTGGTGTTAGGGATTGAAACAAGCTGTGATGATACAGGTGCTGCTGTCATAGATGATACTGGAAAAGTATTGGGGGAAGCCCTACGCAGTCAGAAAAAAGTGCATATAAG GTATGGAGGCATTATTCCACCCGTGGCACAACGATTACATGAACAAAACATATGTCAGGTTGTTAATGAAGCTTTGGAGAAGGCAAAGGTGACtgtaggtgatttgaatgcagttgCCACAACTGTCAAACCAG GCTTGCCCTTGTCCTTGGCTGTGGGTACAAAGTATGGGAAGAATCTTGCTTTAAGTGAAGGAAAACCATTCATTCCCATACACCACATGGAGGCACATGCTCTTACAGTGCGTATGATAAAAGAG GGAGCAAGAAGATTAAAACTTCGAAATATACCTGAATGTGCCTCCATGTCTGGGGGACAAGCTATTGAATATCTTGCCTCAAAAGGTGACCCCCACACCTATGAGTTTCCAACACCTATGGGAAAATATAGAGATTGTAGCTTTAGCTTTGCTGGCCTCAAGCACTGCTTGGAAAAGCTTATAAGAAAACTAGAAAAGGAATATG AGGTTGAAGGTGGCAACATTATTCCTCCAGTTAAAGATGTTTGTGCATCATTCCAGTATGCTATAACTAAGCATCTGGTTAGACAGACTCAGAGGGCAATGGTGTATGCTGATATCAGAAGCTTGCTTCCCAAGGAAAACCAAACTTTG GTGATGTCAGGTGGAGTTGCTTGCAATCATTACATTCAGACAGCATTGCAAAAACTATGTGATTATACCGGTTACCAACTTCTTTGTCCCCCGCCAAAGCTGTGTACTGATAATGGCATCATGATTGCATGGAATGGAATGGAACGATGGAAAGCAAAACGTGGGGTACTTTACGATAAAGAAGACATAGAGGCAGTTGATTTTCTGGCGAA GTGCCCAGTTGGAGAAGACTTAACAAATGATGTTCGAAATCTTGGAATTAGTAAGCAGAAATGGGTTAAATTTTAA
- the Tcs4 gene encoding tRNA N6-adenosine threonylcarbamoyltransferase, mitochondrial isoform X1: MAACTVGSYWMNHVSLCYSCLLKRRCIFSKLRSIHWKSIYQSRCRLQGVNLIHTSLPLIQEGVIAAAQTTFRGESSQFNRQLVLGIETSCDDTGAAVIDDTGKVLGEALRSQKKVHIRYGGIIPPVAQRLHEQNICQVVNEALEKAKVTVGDLNAVATTVKPGLPLSLAVGTKYGKNLALSEGKPFIPIHHMEAHALTVRMIKEVEFPFLVLLVSGGHSLLVVAHSLDRWSIIGQTIDDAPGEALDKGARRLKLRNIPECASMSGGQAIEYLASKGDPHTYEFPTPMGKYRDCSFSFAGLKHCLEKLIRKLEKEYEVEGGNIIPPVKDVCASFQYAITKHLVRQTQRAMVYADIRSLLPKENQTLVMSGGVACNHYIQTALQKLCDYTGYQLLCPPPKLCTDNGIMIAWNGMERWKAKRGVLYDKEDIEAVDFLAKCPVGEDLTNDVRNLGISKQKWVKF, translated from the exons ATGGCTGCTTGTACAGTTGGTAGCTACTGGATGAATCACGTTTCATTATGTTATTCGTGCTTATTAAAAAGACGCTGCATTTTTTCAAAGCTGCGAAGTATTCATTGGAAGTCCATATACCAATCAAGATGTAGACTACAAGGAGTCAATCTTATCCATACAAGTTTACCATTGATTCAGGAAGGGGTCATAGCTGCAGCCCAGACCACCTTCAGGGGAGAATCATCACAGTTTAATAGACAG CTGGTGTTAGGGATTGAAACAAGCTGTGATGATACAGGTGCTGCTGTCATAGATGATACTGGAAAAGTATTGGGGGAAGCCCTACGCAGTCAGAAAAAAGTGCATATAAG GTATGGAGGCATTATTCCACCCGTGGCACAACGATTACATGAACAAAACATATGTCAGGTTGTTAATGAAGCTTTGGAGAAGGCAAAGGTGACtgtaggtgatttgaatgcagttgCCACAACTGTCAAACCAG GCTTGCCCTTGTCCTTGGCTGTGGGTACAAAGTATGGGAAGAATCTTGCTTTAAGTGAAGGAAAACCATTCATTCCCATACACCACATGGAGGCACATGCTCTTACAGTGCGTATGATAAAAGAG GTGGAATTCCCTTTCTTGGTGCTGTTGGTGTCAGGAGGTCATAGCTTACTTGTGGTTGCTCACTCTCTTGATCGTTGGTCAATCATTGGACAAACAATTGATGATGCTCCAGGAGAAGCCCTAGATAAG GGAGCAAGAAGATTAAAACTTCGAAATATACCTGAATGTGCCTCCATGTCTGGGGGACAAGCTATTGAATATCTTGCCTCAAAAGGTGACCCCCACACCTATGAGTTTCCAACACCTATGGGAAAATATAGAGATTGTAGCTTTAGCTTTGCTGGCCTCAAGCACTGCTTGGAAAAGCTTATAAGAAAACTAGAAAAGGAATATG AGGTTGAAGGTGGCAACATTATTCCTCCAGTTAAAGATGTTTGTGCATCATTCCAGTATGCTATAACTAAGCATCTGGTTAGACAGACTCAGAGGGCAATGGTGTATGCTGATATCAGAAGCTTGCTTCCCAAGGAAAACCAAACTTTG GTGATGTCAGGTGGAGTTGCTTGCAATCATTACATTCAGACAGCATTGCAAAAACTATGTGATTATACCGGTTACCAACTTCTTTGTCCCCCGCCAAAGCTGTGTACTGATAATGGCATCATGATTGCATGGAATGGAATGGAACGATGGAAAGCAAAACGTGGGGTACTTTACGATAAAGAAGACATAGAGGCAGTTGATTTTCTGGCGAA GTGCCCAGTTGGAGAAGACTTAACAAATGATGTTCGAAATCTTGGAATTAGTAAGCAGAAATGGGTTAAATTTTAA